ACTGGTTCGGTTTGCTGAGAAGATTTTGTAAATGGTTGAGATTAGGCATACCATGACCCTTTGGCACCAATATCCACCTTCAGAGCAATTCCTTGCGGCGGGCTCACTATAGGAGATCGCTGAAGAGAAGACTCAGGATAACGACGAAGTGAATGAGAGGCAGACCGTCGTAGCAGGATGATACTTCTGAAGCATCATTCATCAACGTTATGGGCAGGAAGACCAAGAAAGTTGTTAACAGCTGTATTAAAGGGGGATCCACACgaaaaccctataaatacccaacTCCACCAAATGACAAGGGATTAGCAAATTCGGACTGACAAGAAGTATTCTAGGAGAAAGAAAGTAAGTATTGGGTATGAGCAACCTTCGTGTAATCTTATCTTTCCCTCCGATCAATGTCATTCGACTTATCTTTGTAGTTACCTTAAACTCGTAGTGAAAATCTAAACTCGTAGTGGAAATCTCTCAAAACCCCCGTAGATGTAGGTTTTCGTGCTGAATCACTTAAATTACTGCGTTATTTACATTTCTGCACTTATATTATGCTTGTTTATCATAACATGATTTATTCTTATTCATGCCGATGATATGTGCGCATTCGTATGTCATCGAAACCATCTACTAGTTACTGGATTATATTTTCATAATGATTCTTATAGTTTCATACCATTGCGAATATCGACTGCGGCATGAAGATACTCATCATGATCTTAGTGTTCACACTCGTGTATTATTAACAATAAACCAGCAGCTTAAAATAAGTTTCTTACCACGGTATCATGCGCCAGCACGACTAGTTCATTGTTCACAAGTATTGTTTTTATCATGCACCAGCACCACCTAGTTCACTGTTCACAAGTATcggcttctttttctttcttttttcggaAAGTAGGACCGATTCATTAAACTCGGGAAACTGTTACATTCCTTGGGAATTTTGTTCCCATGGTGTCCGCTTGCGTAATGCTTAATAGAAATGAGGGACATACATTTTGCCAAACCTTTGTAGATTGATCAGTTGGATGTTGTACTTGATGTTTGACTGCCTGATTTGCGAGTTCGTCTGCTGCCTGGTTTGCCTCCCGGTAGGCGTGCTGGATTCTTGTGTGGGGTATTTGTTGCAtgagattatttatttttgtcaGCATACTCTTAAGGTACCAAGGGTGGTcgcttgattgttgttgttgtagttgtaTTAATGCCTGTGAGTCCATTTCGAACCGCACCCTTGGCCATTGTTGTTGTATAGCTAGTCTTATTGCCTACACTAATTCCCAGGTTTCCGCTGCTCTTGAAGTGGTATTGCCTAATGGTGCTGCCATTGCTAAAAGTATTTTTCCTTCGCCGTTTATGCAAATCACTCCTGCTCCTGCTAGTCTCGGACATCCCTTTTCCCGCCGtctatatttatttttatccAGTTCTTCTGTGGCACTTCCCAACCTACCATGATAGTTGTTGTGGTTGTATTTGTAGGTTGTTGTAGATCTTGGGGCAGGTTTGGAAGTATTGGTATCAAGTGGTGTTGTGCCCAAATGTATTCTTTAAACATTACTCGGATTATATGAGTTGTCTGAATCGGAGTTTGCCGTTGCTGTCGATAAACTGCTGCATTTCTTGCTAACCAAAAATGCCACATTGTAAAGCCATATAGGATCTTAGTTGAATGTGGTATATTTCTGTTGAGAGCTTCTTGGATACCTGTGGGTTGTTGGTTGTGGTGGTTTGATGTTTGGTTTATGGGGTTGTTTTGGTTATCTTGGGTAAGGATTTGTTGCCAGACCTGGGTGGCCATGGTGCAAATGAGGTGGTGGTAGCGGGGGTTATGGGGTGTGTAATGTTAGTTATGGATGTTGGTGATAAGGTTTTGGTTTGTCTGTGGGTTTTGGTTATGTAGCTTTTATCAAAATGAAGAAAtgtaaaaacaaaaatgaaaaagctGCCCAATTATTTTTCAATCTCAATAtaattataactcagagaaagctcAGCCTCTTTGTTCAACATTAATTTGATCAGCTTTCCTTCTCTAAAGAAAGACTGTAATCCACTCAGACAAAAATATTATATAGGTAGTACCCAAATAGTGCATAGGGGGAGGATAGATACGAGATGGGAGATCCAAAATTTGAGAACAACAAGAGGTGTGATGATGCCatattagggagattatgaccacgCCAAAACTTCTAGAAAAGCTTCACTTAGCTTTCACACCAAATCACGCCAATTAGACAACCCAAATTAGCTTTTTTTGTTTCGGAAATTCTCTTTCATCATTGCAAATTTCTTTTTGCACTGAAGAACAGACTTCCCTGGAACTGCCGCTGAGACGCGTTCCCAGCGCTGATTGGTTTCTTTAGGAAATATTTTTAGAGCCTGAACCAAAGCCCTTTCTTGAACAGCAGACCAAGCATCAGGGTCCACAGCCAAAGAGACCCCACTTGAAATGACTGCAGCGTCAGCACTTTGCTGACCTCCGTTACTACTGCCTGAAGACTTTTCAGGACTGACAATTTTAGTGCCATTAGCTTCTGGCCCATTACTAGGATTACTCACTATCCCATCAGTTTCCTGTCTGGTACTTAGTGGGGATGCAATAGATGGCGCAGGTTTTCTCTTCTCAAGGAAAGAATCAAAAGCTTTTGCAGAGTCAGGCTTCTGGAGAAGTACTGTCTTGGTCGCCTTGAGAATCTCTTCTACGGATCTTCCTGTACCAATATACTCTGAAATAACTTCCCACCTCCGAGAAGTTCCTTTTTGGTATTTCTGAATTCCTTTTCTTAAGAGTTCAATCTCTTCTTTGCTCCAAGGTTTCTCTTTCTTCTCATAGCTTTGTAATGGATTCTCCACCTTAGCCTGCACACTTGGACCACTTACATTGACCTCGTGAGAACCATTTGGCATCTGGTTCTTCTTCCCATCATTCTTCATATCATTGCAGTCATCATTACTCCTCCCTAGGGCTTCTTTAAGAACTCGGTTACGATCACCTCCTCCTGATTTTTGTTCAAGATCACTGCAAAGCCTCCTTAGTCGATCAATATCAAATGACATGCACAGACTCTCAACATCATCTTCAGTGACACCAGATGACTGTTCTGAAACAACCAATGCTGATACTGTACGCAAACGAGCACGCTCTTTACGCAATagcttcttttctttctcctttatcTTCTTCTGGTTCAAAGCATCTTTTGCGGCTTGTTTATCCTCTTCCTCTTTCCGGAGCCTCTCCTCTTCAGCAGCCTTAGCTGCTTCTTCCTCCTGCAACTTCTTTGCCAAGTATTTGGCTTCCTTTCTCCTTTGCTTCTCTGCTTtctcctcttcttttcttctcgcAATTCTTGGATCCTTCTTATAGGCATTATCTATGAGAGAACGAACACGTGCATGTTCTTCCTTCCTCGCCTTCTCTCTAAGTTTTGAATTTTGCCTTTCCATCCATCTCTTATGGTCACGAGTCTCGGCTTGCTCAAGATCAAACTCATCTGCATGGGGAAACTCCCTCCAGCTCTTAAAGCTGTACCAAAAATCGTAGAAAGTATCTACTTCTTTCAGGGGACTATTGTCTTCACCCAAGGATGGAACTGGTTGGATAACCGACCACCTACCATTCCGCATAAAAGCTGGACCAAATACCTTAAAGAAGTCTTGCGGAGAACAGTCAGTAGGGACTTCATCATCAAATTCATCTGTGGAGTCATAAAGCCTTCTTCTCACAGGATCCATCAGGATTTCATAAGCTTCTTGGATGGctttgaaatgattttctatatcatctttctttgcttcctttgcagCTTCAGTTTCCTCCGCAAGAAGAAGGGAAGCTTGTTTGTCAGGGTGATGCTTCAATGCAGTCTCCCTGTAACTCTTTCTAATTTGTTCTTCAGTAGCTAGAAACCGCAGATGCCCCAAACCCAACAAAGCATAGTGGTCGTGCTGATCCTTTCCGCTACcagatttttttttccctttaCTGCTATACGATTCTGAAGATGCGAAGTACGACTCACCCTTGTCGCCAGACGCATTTTGATCATCATCCTgtacctcttcttcttccttgttgCCAAAACCAAGGAGTAGAAGTGCTGCGGAGTGGAAGGAATGCCCTGCTGGTTCACGATTTAACTTACCAGGAAGAGCATTTGATGAAACATATATTGGTTGTCCATCAACGAGTTCCTTCGAGTAACAAATAAAGCGATGCTTCAGTTGGGTCACCATAATATTTGTAGCAGAGTTCACCAACTAAAGGAAAGCAAACTCCACAAAGCTTTAATAAAAATTCAGCCTCGAATTGACAGTTTCACTCCAACTATGCAATGGAAAAACTGCATTAAACAATTAAACTTATTAGCAATAAATACAGACATATAATTGACTAAGCAATAAATCTAGACAAAAGATAACCTATCTTCAACTCTTTGAAAAGTTTTTATTAATTTAATCTGAGGTTTACCAATaccaatcaaacaaaaataacacCAATCATATATTCATTACTACTCCGTACACAATTGTTGACTTATATGATATGATTAGTAATGGAAAATGATGGACACATATTTGAGCCAAAACACCAGCAAATAATGGAAAAAAAAACTTCTAGACAAAAAGTTGCTCAATAAACTTGAAGTAACTTACAACCACAACAAACCAACAGAAAATCAAAGGTGAAGAACAAAACTCTCTTTGGGAGGACTCCATAGATACATTATTAACCCGTATGTGGCACTATCATGTAGATTAAAAACACATCTACGCGCCTACACCCAGACATTTTCAAACTCATATACAGTTATAACCTTCAGTCTTTGTTATACCATAGACATAATAAGTTACGAAATCAATATGAAGCCGAAAACTTAGTAACCAACTAGTTGTTGTTTTCTAGAATTCCTTCTTCCTAATTCTTCCTCAGCATCGAGGAAATTCTTCCTAATCTAGTAAAGAGACCTCAAGGAGTCCCCAAATAGCTAAGCAACTAACTAATCGAGAGTTTAACGTAGTCATCAACTTGAAATCCACGGATTACAGATTAACATTACTACCTTGATGCTTTCAAAAATTCAATCGCATATTTATCGGTTTGATTAGCTTGGGTTTCAATCATATCAAAATTTTGAAGAATTGAAACAAAATATAAATCAAATTGCTCCAAATTGAATCAAAATTTCAAGACCACTTACCTCAGATAAGGAAAACCACGCAAGATCTGAAGGATATAGAATTATTTCAGGGtttcaagagaagaaaaaaaatgttggaGATGAAACATAGATGGATGGAGGCAAAGATAGGTTAGGGTTTTTCTCTTTTGTATTCCTGTTTTGGTTTGGTTCTCATAACATCCGTTAGATGATGGGGAATACTTTTCTTCGAGGTATCTGAACCGCTACAAAACTACACACGTCTATTGGGAATTGGTTCGGTGGTATCAAGGGTGTAAAAGGGAAACTATTTATAAGTCGTGGTAAAGAAAACGGTATCGGGTCCTAAGACTCCCAACTCTAGGCGGGGGTGTGCGTAGTTTGTAGAACTGGAACAGCTTCACTGCTAGAACCAGTGGTAATGCTATTTCCAGCAAAACCAGAAGCAATGACAAGAATTTACTTCTTTTTTCGTGCAACAAGATATAATCACTGTTTGATCGAATCCAATGAGAAAAACAAAATACAACTACAAATGTTTCTCTGATGTAAAACTTGGAAGTAGGTCTAAAATAATTAAGACATATCAAAATCCTATGAAATTTGTGATTTAAATAATAAATCATCATTCGGAGAATTCTCAATGATCGCATAGGCCTTCAGCTGAGGATCTGAAACTACCCAATCTAGTGTAGGAATTAATGTTTGATCCTCTTTTTAGTGGGCTTCGGACGCTCTAATTCACCGCTCCAAGCCCGGTACATATTAGTCCAAATAATTCCGGAGAATacagtttcatcaaaattttgaacGAGTTAATCCAGAGTTCCCGATTCCTGTATCTTTAGTATACCTCAAATAACCTTCCAGCGATATCATATATAAATCAATGATTTTGAATGAGTTTTTAGATCTGAGATTCGAATTCAGAAAAGATTAAGAGAGAGCGAGACAAAGAGAAATTTTGGAGGCGATTAAACAGATAGAGAGAGATTTTTGAGGATTTAATCGTTTCTGCAACAGATATCAAACTCGGGTTAGTTTTCCATCTTTAGTTGCTTGTTTTCTTTTGGTTAGGCATTCAATTTGTTTCTgatttggagttttttttttttttttttgaattcatgATATGAATACGATCTGTTACATCTTATTGATGTATtatcttgattttattttgttatttcttattttgatgtattatcttgatttgattctcgTGAAACGCTTTTGATTactgtttttttattttgatttttgttttttgatgcatgatatgaaatcgaaCTGATATTGATTGTAGGATTTTGATTTATTAATTTTGTGTTCTAATAAGACTCCGAATCTTTGATCTTTGATTACCGATCGAGTATTtgatttctatttattttttattatatagAATGTGTACTTTCTTGTACACTGTATACGTTTTAGGTTATTCAAAACTGAAAGTGtaatttgaagcttcaaatgttATTATCTCTCTCATGTCTTAAAATGTTATTCAAATCCTTTTGATGTTAAATCTCTTTGTCAGTtgattcagatttttttttaaatctctttgtgttggtgATTTTTAGATCTTTTTATACGTGATTTAGATTTTTTGACGTCTTTTCATATATATAAATAGTGTTTGTATAACGTTCTGAATTTTGTTCATGGTGAATAATTGATTGAGTAACTGATATCTTTTTATAGCATGTGTATTCTTTTGTACGTTGTACATTTTCCAATGAGTGATATCTTTTTATAGCATGTGTGTTCTTTTGTACACTGTACCTTTTCCAGTGAGTGATATCTTTTATAACATGTGTATTCTTTTCCACACTGTACATTTTCCAGTTtcttatctatatatatatatatatatatatatatatggtgagCATTCGACGCCTTTTCGTGTAAGTACGCGAAGCACCATAGATGAGTTGAAGCGTTTTGCATGTTAGCAGTTGAGGTATTTGTCTCATGAAACTATAGTTTTGAGCTATATGGACAATGATCGTAGAGTTTTGTACTTGGTGATATACAACTGCAAGGTCTGGTTGATCTTACCATTTTTATTAACAATGAAGatttttatttaaatgttgacGTGATTCAGAAGACTAGTTCTCGTTCTAAATCTGGATGTAGTTCTGGTTCTAGTGCCGCAAATGCTTGTGTAACTTAAAGTCCTAAGCTTGCGAGGTGGTAGATCATGATGCAGACAGGGGCAAGCCTCTTGTTTCTGATGAATGGATTTATATTTTCGACAAGATAGGTAGAAAGTTTATGGGTGGTGTTGAAGCAATTAGAATTGTTGTGGATAAGTACAAGCTAACTACTGGTTACAAGATTAGGAATTTGAAAAATAACAAGACTCGTTATACTGTAAAGTGTAAAGAAGATGGATGTTCAtggaggattcactttgggcATGTGAATGATGACACTTATCAGTTTCTTCTGAAAGATGCTCATATTCTTCATAGGTCAGTGATGTTCATATTAGTCCTCattactattttttttcttttttatggtgTTCATAGCGGTGTAAATAGATTTGCACCGTATATATGTAAGCTTTTTTATGTGTAAATTTTGATGCACCTTACTTATTTTAGGAATTTGATGTATATGTCCATGGTGGTGTACATATGTGTGCACCTTGTGTATGTAGGCTTTTTTCTGTACATTGTGGTGCACGTTACTTATTTTTCCTTGTTTTATGTCCTTGTTTTTTTGcagttgtggtgttggtttgtGGTTAAAGAGTCCACCGGTGACGACCAAGTTAGTCAAGCATTTTATATCTGACAATATACAGGGAGATCCTAGTTTAATACCAAATCAAATCATTTCACTTTTTAAGAATACTTTATGAGCccaatattaagtatcaccatgcTTGTAGAAGGAGAAAAACCGTATTCGAACAATAGTTTGGGGATGACGAGAAGTCCTACACCGATTTAGTTTGGTATGTCAAAGCCATTGAGGAAACTAATCTTGATAGTTATGTGAAATTTGAGATTGATGATGCAACTAGAAGATTTAAGAGGCTTTTCATATGTTTTAGTGCTTGCAAGCAGAGCTATAAGTATCTTAggcccatgatttacttggacgctACTTTCCTTACTAGTAGATTCAGGGGTGCTTTAATGGCTGCAAGCAATAACGGTTTTTACCCATACGCTTTTGCTCTTGTTTCTGCTGAATACAAAGAAAAATGGTTTTGGTTCCTGCACAATCTTAAACAAGTGATGGATGGTCGTCGGATTGTTTTTTTTAGCGATGGTGGAGAAGGCTTTTTACTGGGAATTCCAAAAGTATTTTCTGATTCATATCACATCTATTGCTTATAGCACATCGAGTGAAATCTTCCTATTAGATCAGGCGATGCGAATTCCAATGATGTTATCGATTTATTCTACAAAGCTGCTAACTCTTATACAACAACTAACTTTGAAGTTGCTTTGCGGGGTATGCATGCGCTTGGATATAAACATGTTGCCACTTATATCAGGACTATTCCAAAGGAGAAATGGGAATACACATTTTTCCCTGTATTCAGATATGGTACTCACTCTTCAAGTGTTGCGAGTCATTTAACAACTGGATTTATGATCTTAAATAGTTGTCTGCTTATGCTCTTCTCGATGATATACGGTGAGTACGATGTTTACTGTTTCATTCATTTGTTTTTTTGCTTATTAGTGAAGCTGCTTTTTATTTTTGTGTGCATAGTTGATTTGAAGCAGCGGATAGTTCTGCAACTATgggtacatagttgtacacatggatTTCCTTAATGTGTACATTGTCGTACACATATTTATCTGTGTTTTTTCTATATCATTTTGATttgtgttttgtgtttttattattcAGTTTGAAGATTATGAGGAAGAATAGGTAGAGAAGGATAGAAGGTTTAGAAAATTTCAACACTAGGCTCACTCCCATATACGAAGCTTTACTAAAGTACAATATCGACATTGGTCATACTTGGAGGGTTAGTGAGTCCGGGGATCGATTGTATGAAGTCCATTATCCCAGGTCTCACTGTGTAGATCTTTTGCAGAAAACTTGTA
This is a stretch of genomic DNA from Papaver somniferum cultivar HN1 chromosome 1, ASM357369v1, whole genome shotgun sequence. It encodes these proteins:
- the LOC113310023 gene encoding dnaJ homolog subfamily C member 2-like yields the protein MVTQLKHRFICYSKELVDGQPIYVSSNALPGKLNREPAGHSFHSAALLLLGFGNKEEEEVQDDDQNASGDKGESYFASSESYSSKGKKKSGSGKDQHDHYALLGLGHLRFLATEEQIRKSYRETALKHHPDKQASLLLAEETEAAKEAKKDDIENHFKAIQEAYEILMDPVRRRLYDSTDEFDDEVPTDCSPQDFFKVFGPAFMRNGRWSVIQPVPSLGEDNSPLKEVDTFYDFWYSFKSWREFPHADEFDLEQAETRDHKRWMERQNSKLREKARKEEHARVRSLIDNAYKKDPRIARRKEEEKAEKQRRKEAKYLAKKLQEEEAAKAAEEERLRKEEEDKQAAKDALNQKKIKEKEKKLLRKERARLRTVSALVVSEQSSGVTEDDVESLCMSFDIDRLRRLCSDLEQKSGGGDRNRVLKEALGRSNDDCNDMKNDGKKNQMPNGSHEVNVSGPSVQAKVENPLQSYEKKEKPWSKEEIELLRKGIQKYQKGTSRRWEVISEYIGTGRSVEEILKATKTVLLQKPDSAKAFDSFLEKRKPAPSIASPLSTRQETDGIVSNPSNGPEANGTKIVSPEKSSGSSNGGQQSADAAVISSGVSLAVDPDAWSAVQERALVQALKIFPKETNQRWERVSAAVPGKSVLQCKKKFAMMKENFRNKKS
- the LOC113355754 gene encoding uncharacterized protein LOC113355754, which encodes MGGVEAIRIVVDKYKLTTGYKIRNLKNNKTRYTVKCKEDGCSWRIHFGHVNDDTYQFLLKDAHILHSCGVGLWLKSPPVTTKLVKHFISDNIQGDPSLIPNQIISLFKNTL